One stretch of Miscanthus floridulus cultivar M001 chromosome 18, ASM1932011v1, whole genome shotgun sequence DNA includes these proteins:
- the LOC136521698 gene encoding LOW QUALITY PROTEIN: DEAD-box ATP-dependent RNA helicase 52A-like (The sequence of the model RefSeq protein was modified relative to this genomic sequence to represent the inferred CDS: deleted 1 base in 1 codon): MKSNGGDPWATVPVRSRRAEPLAPSPRGGSGGGGGDRVPGVGGLAEAVDGLEIGVDGERRLDKYDIPVEVSGEGAPAPADGFEAAGLAEAVLRNVARCGYDNPTPVQRYAMPIVMAGRDLMACAQTGSGKTAAFCLPVVSGLVAPAGGGRERVRYGYGRRDRGSFDRVAKPRALVLAPTRELAAQINEEAKKFSFQTGLRVVVAYGGTPMYNQLRDLEMGVDLLVATPGRLVDMVERSRISLEAIKYLVMDEADRMLDMGFEPQIRKIVDMMNMPKKSVRQTMLFSATFPPEIQRLASDFLYNYIFVTVGRVGSSTDLIEQKIEFVNDGEKRGFLIDLLQKQSVGVANSKLQQPLTLVFVETKREADSLRHCLQTKGFPATAIHGDRTQQERESALKSFKSGATPIMVATDVASRGLDVPNVAHVINYDLPKSIEDYVHRIGRTGRAGKAGIATAFFTESNHPLAKGLLELMTEAKRDAPEWLVEYANRPCYGGSRYGGRGRRGGGGFGGRDYRHSSDYGYGGDGGGYSSRGGSYSGGGGYSSRSGGYSGGSSSYSGGGSRGGGRNSSGGGGGGGGGSYGSSAPPRYYPSYPMGTADISASGWN, from the exons ATGAAGTCGAACGGCGGCGACCCGTGGGCCACGGTTCCGGTCCGCTCCCGCAGGGCGGAGCCGCTCGCCCCCTCTCCTCGCGGGGgtagcggaggcggaggcggcgaccGCGTGCCGGGGGTGGGCGGGCTCGCCGAGGCGGTGGATGGGCTCGAGATCGGTGTCGACGGGGAGAGGCGGCTGGACAAGTACGACATCCCGGTGGAGGTGAGCGGGGAGGGCGCGCCGGCCCCCGCCGACGGGTTCGAAGCGGCCGGGCTGGCGGAGGCCGTGCTCCGGAACGTGGCGCGCTGCGGCTACGACAACCCCACGCCCGTACAGCGCTACGCCATGCCGATCGTCATGGCCGGGAGGGATCTCATGGCGTGCGCGCAGACCGGGTCCGGGAAGACGGCCGCCTTCTGCCTCCCCGTCGTGAGCGGCCTGGTGGCGCCGGCgggaggagggagggagcggGTACGGTACGGGTACGGCCGGCGGGACAGGGGCTCGTTCGATCGCGTCGCCAAGCCACGAGCACTCGTTCTCGCGCCCACCAGAGAGCTTGCAGCACAG ATTAACGAGGAGGCTAAGAAGTTTTCTTTCCAAACGGGACTCAGAGTCGTGGTAGCTTATGGGGGGACTCCGATGTATAACCAG CTGCGTGATCTAGAGATGGGTGTCGATCTTCTTGTTGCTACACCTGGACGCCTTGTGGACATGGTTGAGCGATCACGGATCTCTCTTGAGGCAATTAAGTACCTGGTAATGGATGAGGCTGACAGAATGCTGGATATGGGGTTTGAGCCTCAGATAAGAAAGATAGTTGACATGATGAATATGCCAAAAAAGTCTGTAAGACAAACTATGCTCTTCAGTGCAACTTTCCCACCTGAAATACAG AGGCTGGCTTCTGATTTCTTGTACAATTACATATTTGTTACTGTCGGGAGGGTTGGGTCAAGCACTGACCTGATTGAGCAGAAAATTGAGTTTGTTAATGATGGGGAGAAAAGAGGCTTCCTGATAGACCTTTTGCAGAAGCAATCTGTTGGTGTGGCCAATAGCAAG CTGCAGCAACCCCTAACATTGGTCTTTGTGGAGACGAAGCGGGAAGCTGATTCACTGCGGCATTGTCTACAGACAAAAGGTTTCCCGGCTACAGCAATCCATGGTGACAGAACACAACAG GAGCGGGAGAGCGCACTGAAATCCTTCAAGAGTGGCGCCACTCCTATCATGGTCGCCACCGATGTAGCTTCAAGGGGA CTGGATGTCCCGAACGTGGCTCATGTGATCAATTACGACCTCCCCAAGAGCATCGAGGATTACGTCCACAGGATCGGAAGAACTGGGAGAGCTGGAAAGGCTGGGATTGCCACCGCTTTCTTTACCGAGTCGAACCACCCCCTGGCAAAGGGCCTGCTGGAACTGATGACAGAGGCGAAGCGGGATGCGCCTGAGTGGCTTGTGGAGTATGCAAACAGGCCGTGCTACGGAGGGTCCCGCTACGGAGGAAGAGGCCGAAGGGGCGGCGGAGGGTTTGGCGGAAGAGACTATCGCCACAGCAGTGATTATGGCTATGGTGGCGACGGTGGTGGCTATTCCAGCCGTGGTGGCAGCTACTCTGGTGGTGGTGGTTATTCCAGCCGCAGTGGTGGCTACTCTGGTGGCAGCAGCAGCTACTCTGGTGGCGGTTCTCGTGGTGGTGGCCGAAACTctagtggtggcggtggcggtggcggtggtggttccTACGGATCAAGTGCCCCTCCTCGGTACTACCCGTCGTACCCCATGGGCACCGCTGACATCAGTGCCTCTGGCTGGAACTAG